In the genome of Populus nigra chromosome 19, ddPopNigr1.1, whole genome shotgun sequence, the window taatgaagaaaatcattGGGTATTTAAGTGCCCAATGGCTGGCTAATAAAGGGTTACATTGCATGAAGTAGAATTATATGTAGTTAAGTGATATTGTAgtagattaatatatatattatataaaaaatgattttaatggaGTTTCAGTACGTTACATAGATTGACTTAAGCGTTTATGTTGTTGAAATTTAGGGAGAATTATTGAATCTAAAGATGAATGTTATTATGAATGTGTTTGACTTCTCATGCAAATAAAGGATACAtcaaaaatttgatgaaaatgcAATAATGTTTGTGTGATATAATACATATATGACTATGATCATACAAATACAAAACTATAGATATTGATAACATTGTTATTGAGTTTTGTTAgaactttttatatttgttaggaAGACTATGTTAAggaataaatgaattttatatgcctaattggaagaaatttatgtGCCTGGTTGCTTGTTTAATTGTAGTTGTTCTATGTGAGATTTAAATCagaaatgattataaaaaaatatagtttgagaAGATATGTGTGTTTATgagttataagtttttttttttttttagattactaagaaaatgaatttaaggaaaaatgaaaattcaatgAGGATTGAATAGGAAATGAAGGTTAAGATGAAAGAAATTGATTTAGAATATTAATATAGGGAATGTATatagaatgaaaaataatatgatatatttGTTGATACAGTAGAAGCCATAGGAGCTATGCAGACGCGGAGAGGTAACACTAGAGCTTCTGCAGCAGGCAGGTGTCATGTACctcaacctttttttctttacttagtttaTTACAATAGTTTTGATGATGTAATGATATTCTGTGATAAAACTCTAACTGAAATTGGAAGGAATTAGTTTCTAGTAATGTAATTAATGCCCGGTAAGGGGCAACAAAATTAGATTCCTGGAAGTGAGAATAATGCTAAGTAAATGGGTGAAGGAATTAGTTTTTGGTAATGGGTAACAAAATTAGATTCCTATATGTGGGAATAATGTCTAGTAAGGTAGCAAAACAATTAGTTTCTGGTAATTGGATTAATGTCAGGTAATGAGCAACAAAATTAGATTCCTAGAACTAAGAATAATTTCTGGTAAAAGGGAAATGAATTAGTTTCCGGTAATGAGACTAATGCTTGGTAATGGGCAACAAAATTAGATTCCCGGAAGTGGGAATAATGCCCGGTAAGGGGCGGCAAAATTAGTTTTTGGTATTGAAACTAATGCCCGGTAATGGGCAATAAAACTTAGATTTTAGTAAATGAGAATAATGTCGGTAAAGGGCAAAAGAATGGATGAATTTTATAGGCTAACATATGAATTCTATTgattattgaaaagaaattattgataatgttgagtaacaatttaaatatactattacatttgtttttccttgcttgataattttcatgatgtaatCTTAACTAGTATTAACTACAGGTACTTTACAATCATGAGCGGAATGATAGTTATATAGGACATCTTAAGATGATTTGTTTAACTTATATTAGATCCCTTTTTTGTAGTGTATTgggatttataattaaatattaaattgtcctgaagtttatataattttgaatttgatctaaacatgtaaaatttatgatgctttattagttttttttattgtatctgAAATAATTAATGCGTAATTAagctctttaatttttattttttttaagatttgcatattttatattgataattttatgtATGTAGTGAACCATAATAACATGTGACAAATATGATGTGTCTTAGTTATGGTGTGATAAGTCCAGGGTGATTGGACAATGAATGAGATGTAAATTGGTTGAATATTAATGTGCAATAAGCtctagtcgataacttgggatctcTCAATATAGAAAAGATTCTGCTGAAATTTCAATAGATTTTCTATTAATAGGAAAGAAGAAGGTGCATCttaggattaaaaaaagaaacagagaatAAGGGATCTTATGTAAACATATAGTATAACATGAATACACTTTTAAAAGGATTGTCAACATTTAAGATTGTCTTTATAGTTGTTAGTGATATTATGGTAAAgattatgtatatataaaatttgtaattttatgtttgtttataCAACTGAGAAAATgttataaagataaaccaatACAGATATGCTTACTATGTATGCTATCTTCTGTGAACTTTTACTGGTATATTTTTTTGACACCTCAATCATGATACCAGATATTTATTTACTTAGTTTTTGTACTAGGTAGACCTTTGTACAAGTTTGTTAATGATGTAGATTTACCATTTTTtagaattgataaattaaaaagaaaagcaaaataaaaaaaatcttttgtgaGATGGATATTTATGCAATGATAAGGTtgcatcataaaagaaaatgaaaataattttaaaataggaTGGTAAAAACAATTCCCCTTTTTCAACGTACATGACAAtcttaaagaagaaaatcatattaaattatgaTGTGTTACAAATTcaacttaattataataaaaaaaatcaaaatgaaaacacGATAAATCCCAAAAATGctagttaaaatttttttcctttttaagtgcaatgtagttattttattgtgcttaaagaattaaaaagactAAAACGTCACTGGAAggtagtttaatattttttttcctttataggGTAACTAAGTTCTTTTACCTTgctaaaaatataagaagataTATTTGTCTTTAATCAATATGATAACAGATAATGGATCATATGGAAAAGACTGttttactaaattaattattttagtccATAGTAAATTGTATGTTGTATAAAGTGAAAGATTgagctcttttatttatttatttttattattatgtcgTTAGCAAttgaaacaattatttttttccatattctttatttgatataaaatatcatgaatcCTTTTTGTTTGAGGAATCCcttcttaattttatcatatcTTGAAAGGTGGTCTTAAAGTTTTCTATGTAAACCTTTTagttgaaagagaaataaatGAGATAAGACAACAACTCAGGATTCATATTAATGATTTGAAGACTTTTGatataattccttttttaacctttgttttctagtttatttttggaATCAAGATTGTCGATTCCGTTCTGTTTCGTCTAGAATAGCCGAAACatttcataccaattcaaaaaaccgAACAAAACGAAACAATTATCATCTTATTTAAAATCTCGGTtcgttttggattttttggttaaattttgGCTGGAATGTTCCGGTTTCTTtacacatgttccgttccggtcttgaaaagccattgaatcaaattaaagttggttccatttaattaattaaaccacccaaatataaaaagctctttttcattactattttcaataacaatgatattaataataatattgataattattattactattttcattaacaatgatattaattttttaaaattagatttatcactaatatatatggtttatattcatgttgtttttttcaagtttatactttgtaggaatttgagcaaaacaaaggATGCTTTAGATCAACTAGCATTGATCATAACATTGACCtagctttatatttaaaaactttgtgttaaaaaattttattttcataatattttgatattttatttaagttgaattactttaaatttaaattaaagatctatttaatcttaactatttaaaaatattttaaattttaaaattatatttatttaatattgtgtttgttttgcataatttataattaatttatcttgaatttgaattatatttgttgaatatatatatatatatatatatatatataaacagtacaATTCCAAAACAGTACGCTGAAAcatttcaaaactaaaacattctattctaattaaaaaaacaaaatatataccaAAAACAGAATTCACAACTTTGGTTAGAATTTTGTCTCTGAAAATAAAGTGTTAACAAGGTAACAAGGAGGTTAGCTACAAGCCTATAATTTATGAAGTTTTAGGAGGCTATCTAACAGGTAATAGGGGATTAGCGAGGATTTTATTTCTAGAAGCCTAATCCATGCTTGGAACGGTGATTACTTTGAAgcatttttagcaaaaaaaaaaaaaaaaaacatattgaaaatcACTCGTAAATACCTGGTTAGGCAGAATAGATGAGCTTACTTGCATTTAAGAATGAACACTACCTCAAACCTAAAATTTTAGACAAATGAGTTGTAGATTCATCTTGTATCGTTTTCTATtcctttttaatgtggaatAGTTATGGCTTACATGTACACCTAATTCTCCCCCCATATATTAGAACATAACTCTCCATTCAgcaaaaatatttaacaatatgAATGTGGTATCCAGAGCATTGATGCATGGGCCTCCAGTTTGGGCTTGAATGCATGAGGGCTACACACAAGAAACATCGTCGTTTTCAACAAATAGTTACTACTAACATAAGCAcctaagatatatatatatatatatatatatatatatatatatatatatatatatatatatatatatatatgttggtaGAGAAGCATACAGATAATAATATCACCACAAGATGAGCAAGTGCATGCTCATGTTATTGAGAGGAATCAACGTCTCTAGCTTACGGCTGAAGACGTTGATCGAAGTTCAAGAAGGCCACTAGTGTGTGTCTCTCTGTGTTTGAGAGATCAAATCAATATATActctaattaaaaacaattaggtagaaataacatatatatagagagaaaataaaatacaaaagtggcataaatttaaaatgctcCAACATCGTCCGAAGCATCAGCTCATGATACACACCTCTAGGAGAAATAATAAAAGCACACCTACAGtagaaatatataataaaagcaCACCTGCATAAATGATCGATCTCCACACTTGTAGCCATAGGTAGCACACCTATAATTCCTTGTACATCACATTAAAGACGGAACTAAACAGCTAGAACAACAATCAAGGGATGCCGATGATGGGAATGAAAGGAAAATAGTAACTTGATGGTGCAAGGCCCCATTCCCTTGGCAGAGGCAGGTCAACTGTTTTGGATAGGCCAAACTGGTTTGAGACTCCACATTTTCCACCTCCTGCAGAACATGTAGAGGAGAAGGCAAGAGGAGTGGAGATGGTGTACGAGTTAGAATCATGGGTTTGAACAATCTTGGACACCATGTTTTGTCTTGAGACATAGAGCTGACTTGGACCACCGAGAAGCTTAGCTAGGCAAATCAGAGGAGTTGCTGCCGTTGAGGTGCCTGGAGGAAGCTTAACTTCAAAGGAACCATCGCTTTGTGTGGTTGTTGTGGCCAACTTTCTTACTTTGTCACACTTCACTCCAACCTTAATCTCTGAAAATTAATACAAGTAGGAAATCAAATCAGAAACATGGACTTGAAGAACATGAAAATGTTAGGGTTGGGACAGACCTGAGTAGTCATAATGGCCACCGCAGTCGAGGCAAGACACTTTGCCTTTAAGAACTTGACATGTTGAAAGCTGAATCCCTGAGAGAGCCAATGCAAGAAGCAATACTATAGTGAATGGATGAAACGccattgaagaaaaattatatgaGAAGATAGTGTGAATATTGGAGCCTATAAATAAACCAAGGGACAGGCAGCGGAAACCATATTCAATGAAGGGCCCCCAGGTCACAGTAAGTAGTTGGTGTTGATAAATTGTGCAATTTATTTCACTTCCCTACTTCCCGTGAAAAACTTACCACGGAAGGTCAAAAGA includes:
- the LOC133679804 gene encoding uncharacterized protein LOC133679804, with amino-acid sequence MAFHPFTIVLLLALALSGIQLSTCQVLKGKVSCLDCGGHYDYSEIKVGVKCDKVRKLATTTTQSDGSFEVKLPPGTSTAATPLICLAKLLGGPSQLYVSRQNMVSKIVQTHDSNSYTISTPLAFSSTCSAGGGKCGVSNQFGLSKTVDLPLPREWGLAPSSYYFPFIPIIGIP